GGGGGCTCTGCCTTTTAAAGAGACTCCAGAGAAGCTGCTGCTGAGCCCCTGGCTAAGAACGCAAGAAAGGAGAGGCCAGCTTTCTCTGAGGCCCTCGTCCCATCCCAGCCACCTCTCTCTCCTGAGAAGCACTTGGGGGCTGGATTTCAAGGTCACCACCAGCTACTGTGGCTTCTTTTTAACCCCTTAATGACTTCTGTATTATGAAATAGACATATATACAGGAAAGTATGTAAAACGCCTAAGTACAGTGTAAAGGATAATAACTATGGTTAAATAGTAAACGGTAAAATGCATAGTAAATATCAAACCAAAAATAACAACACAGTGATAAGGAGCAATATCCAGGTTGCTAACACCCACTCTCTTCATGCAGTCTGGCTATCTACCTTGGATGGCTGAGCATTTTCACAAGTTTACAGAATCAGCCGATgtcaggagaagaaagaagatcaATAGATGGGCTTACACTTCAAGGACAAGGGCAGAGCTGCCAACTCGCTGTGTGAGTAAATTCTCTCTTTTCCCTggatgggaaactaagatcctgcacgccacaCAGCACAACcagaaatgaatatataaacagaaatgaaacCTTATGGGGGCGATAAAGGGACCCATCCTTGATTTATTCACACCCCGCCTCAACAAAGACTTGAAGGGCTTTACAAACAGATGAGCTGACAGCTAGGGAAGCAGAGGGGAAAGGACAAGgccaaggagagaaagaagatgaaaTCAGCACAGAGATGGGCCCACCAGGAGATGCTACGGAGTGTGAGAGGTAGAACACCCACTGGTTTTGAGCTTCCTGGTGGCCCAAGCGAAAATGGGAATATAAGCAGTCATACGAAGACAGACACAAGCCAGCTGCTTAGGAATCAAGGGACTGAATGTCTTCTCGGGTAGCAGGAGCCCCCACCCCTGGCTGCATCTCCCTGTGGGCAGTGTACTCACCCGGTGTGTGTTGTTGATGACAATGGGGTCGGGGTTGCCGTAGTTGGGCGGGTTTGCATAGGGGTCATAGCCGAGCCGGGCCAGCATAGGGGCAATCTGGGCCATGTCCCTCAACACATCCCCAGGGATGTGGCCAGTCCACTTGGAGAGAGCTTCCAGGTTCACAGGCTTGATGACCTGGTCTGTGGATCGTTCAATCCTGGGGAGAGAGGGCGAACTGGATGGGGTGTGGGCAGACCCAGGGAGCGCTGGGGCAGCAGGGAACGTGGGGGGGGACCTGGTTCTTGGAACCCACTCGGCTCCCCTAAACTCTAAGAAAGTGGGCGAGTCATCTGGCCTCAGCATACCTGCTCTGTACAATGGGCTTAAGAGCAAGAGTGGGAAGCTGGCAGAAACACCATTTCAGTGGGGCTCAGACTCTTGATCTGTGTGACTTTTTATTTACATGACTAAGATGGACGTGCCCTTGACTTCTTCCTTGACctctatgactttttaaaaatgactttttatttaTGTGACTAAGATGGACTAAGATTTTGTTCTTGAGAAGTAATTCTAAAGCCTTAACAGTAAGGTGAAGAGCCCCTGTGGTCGCCGCTCCCGGTCCATCAGCTGCCTGCAGGGCCCGACCGTGGCATTCTGGAGTGTGCCTCTTCTTTCGGTCtgctttctctgcttttaaaagcaGAGTGGCTAAGGGGCCAGACTGCCTGGGGGCGggtgccagctgtgtgacctcggcaGAGTGActgagcctctctgagcctcagtgtcctcacctgtaaaatgggaatcattAACAGCACCTACCCTGCTGGGCTGTTCTGAGGAGTAAACAGGTTAATAATAAAAGAGCACCGGTGCATTCGGTGTtagtgtgctctctctctctcccctacacgtatatacatagaaaatctatGGTTTTGCTTGCAGATTTAAACACAGAAGTTATATGCTATATATAGTACCGCtcggcaggctttttttttttccactcgcTCAGTACATCCTCCTTTTTCCATCCCCGAAAGGTGGCCCTGGACgttgtttccagtttgctgtTAGGATGAAAATGCCGTCATCTTACACATGCGTTCTCGGTCTCCCGGATAACAGGCTTATCACCTCATCCGATCATGATGGTCTTACTGAGTATACGGTTCAGGGGCTTCACAAGCTGGAGGGTGGGGAAGGATCGAGGACCTACTTCTAGATGCTTCCATCCCAACCAAGAGATAACTTGGGAacgaaaaacaatacaaaaagatGGAGCAAAAGgaactgggatggggagggagggagactggGGAGCGAAGCAATGTGGGCTGACGGGGGCGGGGCACGGAGCTGGGGGCTACAGACCGGACCCAAGTCTCAACTCTAGCCAGCGGTCAAAAGATCtcaagcactgttctaggtatTCTCACCATATAAACATCTCTGCCACAAGCAGTCTCGCCCCACGACGATCACCCACAAAGGCTGTTTTGCCATAAAAGATAAAATCACATGCTGACAGTTACATGACGAGAGAAAATGATAATGTATCAGTTTCTACAGGTCCTTGGGTGAGCTTATCTAAGCCACACTCTGTGAGAATTTTCACCGTGTCCAAGACACATCAGGAATCAAGTTACCATCCCTTTTTTGGGGGAGATAGGTGGAGCTTGATTCttcttttgcctctttttttttttaattgaagtatagttgatttaccatgttgtattaatttctggtgtacagcaaagtgattcacttatatgtatatattatattctttttcataatcttttactacggtttattacaggatattgaatataattccctgcactatacaggtccatgttgcttattttatatatagtagcttgtttcttggagaagacaatggcaccccactccagtactcttgcctggaaaatgctatgggcggaggagcctggtaggctgcagtccacggggttgctaagagtcggacaggactgagcgacttcactttcgcttttcactttcatgtattggagaaggaaatggcaacccactccagtgttcttgcctggagaatcccagggacgggggagcctggtgggctgccgtctatggggtcgcccagagtcggacacgactgaagtgactcagcagcagcagcagcttgtttctgctaatcccaaactcttgaCTTACCCCTCCCGTCTCCCCTTGGCTAATCATGCtcgttttctgtctgtgagtctgtctgttTCCCAGGTTCATCTCTGTCAcggtttagattccacatacaagtggcATCATtcgatgtttgtctttctctgtctgacttacttcccttacTATGACCAGATCGAGGTCTAACtcggttgctgcaaatggcatcgtttcattctttttgtggccgAGTAGCATTCCACTGTATCTACGTACCACATctttccatccacccatctactgatggacacttaagcTGCCTCCACGTCCCGGCTACTGTGAACATGGGCCCCCGTGTCCAAAACTATGATAAATCTGGTAAAGATGGCAGGAGGGAGCAAACCACTGTATCTAAACTAGCCAAAGACCCATCGTTAACGCTCTCAAAGGCTTCTGTGAATCAGCAGCTGCCACTTTCCTATGAGCCACAGCTCGGTACCCTTTTGGTTTTGACAGGTGGGAGGGATGACTGCTCAAGAGGATCTGCAGAAACTGATATGTTATCGTTTCCTAGTATAATGAAACCAAAACTGTCAATCAACCAGTTATTTCATCTTTTACAGCAAAATACTTGCTGCAGAGATGTTTACGGCAAAGAAACCCAACCCGATCAAACGTGTGCCTGGCCTCCCCCACAACCCTGGTGTCTACAGGACTTTACAGGAAAATCACATAGATGGATCCCAGAACAGGGATGGGAGCCACGCTTAACATGAGTCAGTAACCAAAGTGTCCCAGAAGGGGAATATGGTGATTGTGTagtggaatattatacagccatTCAAAGTGATGTCACTGCAGAGTGCTGGGGGCTCGTGGGCAAGTGTCCCAGACACAAGGTGAAGAAAGTTTAGAGGAACCTGCCCAGCAGCACTCTGGTTttattccctgaccaaggaccagCAGGCCACAGATCACAATCGGGGTGGGGGCGGATTATGGGtggttttcctttcctgttttatgTCTGTTCCCAACTTCCTGCCATCAGGATGTATtcctttggtcatctgatgttgTGTCAGGATGATTTACAAAATCCCAGCTCCAGCACCAGCTGGCCAGAGTATCCAGTCCATGGGCACTTTGCTGCCAGAAGGAGAGCTGCAAGCTCTGCTCAGGGCTCCAGAGCTCCTGGGGACAGGGCCTGGGAGGGCCCAGACATCAGAGAAACAGGAGGCGTTGTCCCAGGAAGGACCGCTCTTCCCCTGGGCTCTTAGGGATGCTCGCACCTGAGCAGGATGCAGGCATGGGAATGGCACATTCTGGCCCAGCCCTGTCCCAGGGTctaaggagagggaagagggtcCCAGTCATGCAGAGCTTGAGAGAATAGGCCCTGGAGTCCAACAGGTGTGAGTTTGAACCCTGGCACCACCTCTTGCTAGGCCAGTAACTTTCCTGAGATTCCGCTTCTTGATCTATGAAATGCGGTTAAGAGCAGTTCTTATGTCCGAGTTTGCTGTGAAGATGAGGGCAATAATGATGGTTGGGGGCTTAACTCAGTGCTGGCCACACAGCAGGCGCTCAATAAGAGAGCAAAGGCAAGGCCAGTGGGGATGCTACTAAAAGCAAGGTCAAcactaaaatgaagataatggggacTAACAGCACCTAAGAGGTACCACCCCATCTGAAGTTCACACAAGAACAAAGGTGGATGGATTCTATCCCCATGCTACTGATGAGGACacggaagctcagagaggttgaatcccctgctcaaggtcacagagctaaaaAGGGACGGGGCTGGGACTCGAACCCAGACAGCCCGGTCCCAGAACCTGTCCTCTCACCCTTTATCAACAACAGCTGACTACACAAAGCGCATGGACGTGCTGAGGAGGGACTGCCCCCTTTTGGAGGGGGCTAATAAAACTGAGGTTTCAGAGGAGTCTAGCAATTTGCTCAGTGCCACAGAGCTACCAGGAGGGAGATGTGGATCGAAGCTctgctcttaaccactgggcgTCTCAGATCTGTTACAACAGAGGAGGCTCTGAGAGGCACAGTGACCAgccccaggccacacagcagaaGGTGGGGGCTCCACTCACTTGGACAGGGAGACGCCGCCCGGCTTGCCGATGAGGTCCTCGTGGTGGAGGACAGCGTCGCTCCAGGCGATACCCAGGAAGTCGAGGATGACCTTGAGGGAGCGCCGGGGGTGCAGCACCAGCTGCTCGTAGTACACGGGCAGGCACTTGTCCTTGCCCACCTCCATGCACTGTGCGTACATCACCTCGATGGCCTTGTTCCACTTGGTGAGGCAGTCGCGGTAGCTGCTGAGGTCGAAGCCAGCAATGGTGACCTTGCGGGTGATCATGGAGTGCACGGAGGCCCGGCCGTCGCGCACCATGAGCAGGAACTTGGAGTTGGGGAACAGGCGTGACAGGTAGACGGAGGACTTGAGCGTGAAGGGGTCCTTGTTGCAGAGGACGCGGGCCGGCTCGCCGTGCTTGGCGATCACCTCCAGGATGAAGGCCTGCATGGCGGCGTCCAGCACCTCGTCCGTCACGCCCGCCTCGTCCAGCCGCAGCTTCTCCCGGCCCGACTTGGACCAGGCCTGGCGCATGGCCAGCACGCGCGGGATGATGCGGGTCTCCTCGCCGCAGCGCACCTCGGGGTGCGCGTCGAGCATGGCCCGCATCAGCGTGGTGCCGCTCCGGGGCACGCCCCCGACGAAGATGAGCGGCATGGCCTTGCCGTAGCGGTACTCCACGTGGTCCGCGCCCACCATCATCAGGTCCTCCTGCTCGGGCCGCATGGTCCGCCGGGGGCCCCGCAGGCCCCCCAGCACCGCCTGGCACTCCAGCACCCGCTGTCCCAGGTGGACGGCCAGcaccagggccagggccaggccgGCTGCCAGCAGCGCCCTCCGCACCGACAGGCGCATGctgggcccggggcggggggcgcgcttCAGGGGCAGGCGGGCAGGAGCCCCGCGGTGCTCACAtctggggagacagagagacacgGGGCGGGGTGCGGTCAGGGAGGCCGGCGCGGTGCCGGGGCTTCCCCATCCAGACCCGGACAACAGCCCGCGAGGATGCTGACACCCCCAAGAGGAAAGTTTGATGAGCCCGGCTCTGTGCCCGGCAGGCCCTCCCTCTTAACTCCCGAGATCCAACAACCCTCAGGGGAGTCACTATTATTACCCCCAGGGGCCctgaaggcctgggttcaaatccctcctccccacttcctAGCTGGAGGACCCTGCCCAGTCCCCATACCCACtcaaggcctcagtttccccatctgataCATGGCAAGTGAGTGACAGTCGCTCCATcaggtcccactctttgccacgccacggactatatatagcctggcaagttcctctgtccatgggattctcccagcaggaACAAACGGAAAGAGGAATCgttcttttaaaaatggactttcttgaaaaacatttatgtgaaattcttcaaaatgtgaaaataataaaagcactAGAATATCACATTTCAGGAGCACAGTCATTAGATAAGGAAGagggttttgcttgtttttactcACAGCTGTCTTCTCAGCCCCTAGCGTAGTGCCTGGCTCCTAGTGGGTgcccagtaaatatttatggaacgTGCCTGGGTGGAATGAGTGGGGCCCGGGGTAGAATGAGTGCTAGGAAGTGATATCAGTAGACAGGAGAAAGCCAAGATAAGGAGGGGCGATTCACAGTCACCCGGCTGGGAAGTGGCCAAGCTGTGGTCCGTGATCGGAACCCAGGGCAAGGGTCAGGAGCAGGGTCTGTGTCTGCCCTGAGCGACCACCgtctgcctgtgcaggagatgcTTTTCAGAAGCTGCAAAATATCCTGGGGCCTGGGCTTTTTCCAGAATCGCTGTCCATTCATTCAGCCTTCCCTCAATCAATGCTTAGGAAACAATGAAAGGTGCCAGGCTGGAGGCTGGAGACAGGACTGGACAAGACAGCCGGGCCTGTGGCCTCCAGGAGCCTATGTCCTGGCAGTGGATGCAGACGACTTACAAGCTCTGGCCAGACTATGATACCAGCTTCCAAGGAAATGAGCTGGACACCACAAGCAGGATCAAGAAGGGGCGGGAGCAGGGAGGTCAAGgaagacttcttggaggaggtaACATTCAAGCTGAGACCCAGATGAGGAGCTGGCTATGTGAAGATgtgagggaaggggtggggggctcCAGGCGGAGGGAAGAGAGAGCAAAACTCCAGGATGGGGGAGGATCTAGGGTGCTCAAGAATCTAGGAGAGGAGGCTACTGGgaccagaggggagggagggtggagatggggagggagctggacTTACTCTCAGGGCAGCCCCTGCAGAAAGGGCCTGCAGGGGTGAGAATGGAGGCAGGGAGGTCAGCCAGGAGGGCCCTGCCCGCATTCTGGGAGACTTAGGGATGTGTAGACTGTGGGGCTGATGTGGGAACGGGGGAGGGAATGATATGGGACCTGAACCCAGCTCCTTACCCCTTGTAAATGTCACTGCAAAAGTTGATCAGACCCAATGCCAGTTCTTTTAGCTTAGGCACTGGTCTTGAAAAGCAGGGGTCCACCCGGCCCggcccccccctcccccttctccagtCACTCAAACCTCACATCTACCCTTCTCCCCCGTTCACTCTCAAGGTCCTTTGATTATGCAACCTCAGCTCCGAAGGTGCAGACTCAGACGCTGGAGAGGCAGCCCTCCTCCAGCCACCCCAgctcttctctgtgtctccccCACTGGGTTTCAGAGCCTTTGTTTCCTCTCTCACCTCTTTCTAGAATCAAAGTGAAGCTTGAGGCCTCTGGGCATTCgaggagtcagacagacctgggttcacatcccagctctgccacttcctctGCAGCTGAGCTCGGGCAACAGactccacctctctgagcctcatctgtaaaatgggtctaaGAGTGTCCACTTCGAAGGGCTGAACACTAACCAGCCTCTAAGAACTTAAGATGTTCCCAGCACATAGGGAGCATTTGAAAGAATATTAGCCATGATCACTGGTTATTCATTCTCTCCAACATTTCATGAGTTCCTACTGTGTGCGGGAGTTGGCTATGGAGCTAAGTAACAGACACAGACTCAGCTCTCCAGCTCTACTTGGACTATGGGCCCACATCAGGTAGGGGTGATGGGTTCTACCTGTGTAGGTGTGGGAGGGCTGCCTATAGGAGGCGGCCTTCCTGCCGAGTTACGAGCAGTGGACAGGTAGTGTTTTGAATAGCTGGgtggagcagagagagaagggaacagccaGGGCAAAGTCACAGGCAGGAGAGAACCTAGCATGATGGGAGGCGGGGTGGGGTCTGGGCAGGTGTTCAGCCGAAACTACTGAAGGCCCCAGTGCACAGCTGGACCAACCCTCCCACAAGGGCTTGGACTACCTGGGGGCCCTCAGGTCAGAGCAAGTGGAAAAGAAACATCAAAGCTGAAAAAAACACACCATCTCAGGCCAGGGCTCGAAACTGCTGAGAGGCCCTGGCATTTCCTGGCCATGTGGCTTTGGGAGAGTCACTTCCCCCATCTAAGCCACAGTTTCCTCAGCTGCAAAAAGGGGTGGGTCTGATGACCTCAAAGGCTGCCATGAGGGTTCTAGAAGCAACTGGCAAAGTGAAGATGAGTCTCATCTGGGGGTCGCTGGCTtcactgagcactgaaaaatagCTGGGGACCCTCTTCCAAGAAACACGAGCCTACCGTCGATTGTTGGCAGTTCATGGGTACCCTGGATTCCGGGTTGGGGTAGGGAAATCTAACGCCAAAGCTACTTTCTGGGCAGAGGCAGGCTGTATAGGACACAAAGTCACTCAGAAATCCCTCCAAGGTGCCCTCAGCTTCATTAAGTGCTCAGTGAAATTCTGTCTGTAGCCCAGAGACTAGCAATCTGCCAAAGATGATTATTTCAGTGTCAATGGCCCTGGTGGAGTGTCAATCACACTTTAGCTAGAATTACTGCAACCACTTTTTCTTCCTGACActtggtggggagggagagactgCAGTTTAGGGAATAGAAGACGGGACGATTTAGGAAAGTGGTTTCCAGAAAAGACAGACACGGTGTGCCTGCCactgtgagcgtgtgtgtgtgcacacgcatgcatatgtgtgcatgtgtgtccccTGAGCTTACGTGTGGAGTTGGAAGCGATCCGGATACTAAATACCAGGGGGGAAAGCCTGTATGAAGGGACAGACAGAATTTTAAAGCTGTTATCAACTCCCGAGTCTTGCTTAATGCTGAGCATTCATTCGGCTATAGCGCTTTAAAACAAAGCCCGGAGCTGTATATTTTTTACACTTACTGAGCACATCCTCAGCTAAAGTTTATTTCATGCATCACCTAGTGGGATCCCTTCTGCCACCTCTGGGTGGAGCATGCCTCCCGCTCAGCAAGCAGCTCAGAAAGGGGAGGCCCCTTGCCTGAGACGGGTCAGGGTCAGATTAGGGGCTGAGGCCCGCTGTTCACGGTCCTCAGAGCAGACCCAGCAAGGGGCTCATCTCTGGACCCATCACTGCCACTGGGAGAAGACAGCGCAAAGCGGGCAGGTTAGACATGAGCAGGAGACAGCAAAGACCAGCAGGGCAGCTTGAGAAGCAAAGGCAGGGCGCCCTGGCAGAGAGAAAGCCGCTGGGAACCTAAGAGTGAAGGTAGCTTCCAAACCACCCAGAACCACAGACCCCATCCCCTCCAGGAGGGGCCAGCGGGCCCAGCCCAGGGCCCGAGGCCTGCCCTCCACTCCCCACCACGCAGCCAAACTCCATCAGGGGCAGTGAAGTTGGTGGCTAAGAGCCTCAGACTCGGGAGACCTGCaactctgggttcaaatccagccCCTGCCACTTGGAGCTGGACAGCTGGACGAGGGACCTCAGCCCTCTGAGCTTCGGTTTTCTCCTCTATCAAAGGTGGGCTGATAAGAACCTTTTCTCGGGGAGCTACCATGAGATGTGGGGATGTTTTGTGTGAGGGGCTGAGAAAGCGTGCCAAGGATGCTGGCGCTGGACACCGGAGAGTGGGGAGGTGTTTAGATTGTGGCCGCGCCTTGAATCGGCTCAGTGATGCCGGTTAAGTCCCTGCCTTCCCAGCAGTAAAATTTCCCTAAGCAATGAGGCCTGCCCTCTCCACGCTGCCGGGGTCCACCTTGTTCAGGCACTGGGTTTCTGACAGAGAGTGACCTGGCGGAGTCTGATCAGCTGCCCGATCGTGGAGGCTGGGCAGTGGGGGTGCCGAGGGTTTTCTCAGAAGCCGGGACTCTGGGGGCCCGTGGGGAGCACTCACCTTCCCTGGACACACTCATCCCTGGGCTCTGCTGCTCGTGGCTGCTCGCCAGGACGGTCCACCAGCTGAGCCCTACGGAGGCAGAGGAGATGCTGCGTTAGGCGTGTGTGCTACAGGGAGGGGCTGGGCCCCCCAGAGGGGCAGAGGAGAGGTGCTCGGTTTCACCCCACAGTGATCTGGGGCAGCAGGGAAGTACCCTGGCAAATGAGCAGCAGAGCAGGGACAGGCCACCTCAGGCCAAGATGCTGAAGCTGGGGGTCTAAATTCACCGATTCCGCTAGGGAATGAACTGGCCCACTTCTCAGGCAGCAAGTTGTGGGCTGAGAATCTGAGCAGCAGTGGGTCTCTGCCTATCAGGCCCTCccttcttcctggcccaggggcctTGGACTTCAGGGCAAGTAAATATCACAAGAcgcaaccaccaccaccatagctACCTCTAGTCACCATCTGGGACTGCTGGGTACGATCGAACAGGCTGTGCACTGCCCAACTCCAAAGGGCACTGTGCACCCAGTCTATGTTACGGCGCTCCCTGGAGTTGAACAGTGCCTTGCTCTCACCACCGAACATGAACTAACAACCTACTGTGTGAGCgcgtgtgttcagttgctcagttgtgtccgactctttgtgaccctgtggatatAGCCTGCCACAAGGTACTATGTGAGTGCCGTGTGCCATTTAATCCCCCAACGAGGAAAGGATGATGCTCCCAACTGCGTAAAGTGAGAAAATGACAGCCAGAGGCAGAGCAACTGACTCTGGGAACCAGGGTCACCATCTGAGACTCTGACGCCCAGCCCGTAACTGCATTAAACGAATGGGGCCATGAACTCAGTGGGGGTCGGGGGTGAAGCCTGGCTGACATGCAACCAAGGGAATCCTGTTTTACACCTCACTGCTATAtcatttggggtggggggaggaggtaGATTGTTAATCCAATTCTCACctcctcccattttacagatgggaaaactgaggctcaggagcaGCTATCACATCACAGACTCACTTCTCTCCTCTTAGTCCCAtcccaggaggtgggggaggagggaagagggttgGTGGTGGTTAAGGACGCAGCTCTGGAGTTGGATGACTCTCTGACGAGGTAGATTGTTgttcttctgagcctcagttttccttttctgtaaaatgggctgtTGATGGGTTCAAACAGGGTAATAGCACATACTCAAAAATCTCAGCAATTATTAACATACTGGGAGTAGGCTGTGACTCTGTTCTTGGGGTCCTATCTCTCTTCTTATTCTCTTATTCTTtgcttctacatttttttttttctccctatccCTGAAACACCAACCTGATTAGTGTATCTAAACCCAGAAGGAGGACGgttcccagcccctgcccctcctcccagctACTGAACACACAGGCCTGGCTTTCCGAGGCATGGGCGGCtcctggaacaacaacaacaaaagcaccaTTCGGGACCAGGGCCCTTGAAGCTCTTCCG
This is a stretch of genomic DNA from Budorcas taxicolor isolate Tak-1 chromosome 17, Takin1.1, whole genome shotgun sequence. It encodes these proteins:
- the TPST2 gene encoding protein-tyrosine sulfotransferase 2 isoform X2; the encoded protein is MRLSVRRALLAAGLALALVLAVHLGQRVLECQAVLGGLRGPRRTMRPEQEDLMMVGADHVEYRYGKAMPLIFVGGVPRSGTTLMRAMLDAHPEVRCGEETRIIPRVLAMRQAWSKSGREKLRLDEAGVTDEVLDAAMQAFILEVIAKHGEPARVLCNKDPFTLKSSVYLSRLFPNSKFLLMVRDGRASVHSMITRKVTIAGFDLSSYRDCLTKWNKAIEVMYAQCMEVGKDKCLPVYYEQLVLHPRRSLKVILDFLGIAWSDAVLHHEDLIGKPGGVSLSKIERSTDQVIKPVNLEALSKWTGHIPGDVLRDMAQIAPMLARLGYDPYANPPNYGNPDPIVINNTHRVLKGDYKTPANLKGYFQISAHGFVCQKRRNFAFEWKSDL
- the TPST2 gene encoding protein-tyrosine sulfotransferase 2 isoform X1, which produces MRLSVRRALLAAGLALALVLAVHLGQRVLECQAVLGGLRGPRRTMRPEQEDLMMVGADHVEYRYGKAMPLIFVGGVPRSGTTLMRAMLDAHPEVRCGEETRIIPRVLAMRQAWSKSGREKLRLDEAGVTDEVLDAAMQAFILEVIAKHGEPARVLCNKDPFTLKSSVYLSRLFPNSKFLLMVRDGRASVHSMITRKVTIAGFDLSSYRDCLTKWNKAIEVMYAQCMEVGKDKCLPVYYEQLVLHPRRSLKVILDFLGIAWSDAVLHHEDLIGKPGGVSLSKIERSTDQVIKPVNLEALSKWTGHIPGDVLRDMAQIAPMLARLGYDPYANPPNYGNPDPIVINNTHRVLKGDYKTPANLKGYFQVNPNSTSSHLGSS